From the Mesotoga prima MesG1.Ag.4.2 genome, the window TCACACGGATGAAGAATTACTCGGAGGAGATCGCTAGCGAAATTGACTCCGAAGTCAAGACTATTGTTCTCACTTGTTATGAAAAAGCTAAGAGAGTCCTTTCTGACCATAGAAAAAAGCTTGATGATGCGGCAGAGTACCTTCTTCAGAAAGAGACTATTTCGGGGAAGGAACTGGCCGATATTCTTGGACTCGAAGGCGGTAACTATTACAAGGATGATCTTGAGACCATAGACATTGCTCCAGGAGCATCTGCAGAAGAGCCAGATATTGCAAAGGATTAAAGGTGGCGAAAAATGCTGGATTTAGAGCGGTTAAGATCGCTGGAAAACAGTGAATTTACCCAAACTGTTATTCCTACCGACGTTTCTTTGAGATGGTCGGAACGGTACGATGTTGAACTGCTAAATCTCCTGTCTACCAGTGGACTGATGAAGATTGTCCACAGTTGTGGCCACAATCTGATATCTGACTTCGAATCGGATTTACTGGTTTCTGTGGTTTCTGAAACATCTGTAAAACACTACTCTCCCATATTGATGGAAGAGGAGCTCGTTATAAACATCAGGATAGTATCCGTTTCAGATAGTGCGGAAGTGCACTTTTCCGGGTCGGTTGTACAGCTAGGAACCGAAGCGGGTGCTTTTGAATTCTCCAGGAAGTTCATCTCTGTTGACTTCTTTAGGAGAGCATTTGGTGCGTAAACCGAGAGACAGAAAAAGCTGGAGCGAGTATGAGATAGTTTCCAGACTCAGATCAAGAGAGCGATTTGTTAAAGAAATACGTGGTTTTGGAGATGTGAAGGTAGCAATTATCTACCCGAACTCATATAAAGTGGGAAGCGCAAGTCTATCGACTCATGTTTTGATGACTAAGTTCAACGAGCTGGGTAGTATAA encodes:
- a CDS encoding thioesterase family protein, with translation MLDLERLRSLENSEFTQTVIPTDVSLRWSERYDVELLNLLSTSGLMKIVHSCGHNLISDFESDLLVSVVSETSVKHYSPILMEEELVINIRIVSVSDSAEVHFSGSVVQLGTEAGAFEFSRKFISVDFFRRAFGA